The Cronobacter sakazakii genome has a window encoding:
- the ldtC gene encoding L,D-transpeptidase LdtC, translating into MKREHARFSRWLSWLALVAGMTFGASQALANTYPLPAPGSRLIGETLYHTVADDGGSLEAIAKRYNVGFLALLQANPGVDPYVPRAGSVLTIPRQMLLPDAPREGILINLAELRLYYFAPGENTVTVYPIGIGQLDGDTLTPTMQTTVSQKRANPTWTPTANIRARYKAQGIDLPAVMPAGPDNPMGHHAIRLAAYGGVYLLHGTNADFGIGMRVSSGCIRLRDDDIKHLFSAVPVGTRVNIINAPVKASVEPDGRRFVEVHQPLSKRIEDDPKTLPITLNATLKTFEAAEQTDREVMEQALRLRSGIPVNVTAHPPAPASDAI; encoded by the coding sequence ATGAAAAGAGAACATGCGCGTTTTTCTCGCTGGCTGTCATGGCTGGCGCTTGTCGCTGGCATGACGTTTGGCGCAAGCCAGGCGCTGGCGAATACTTACCCTCTCCCCGCACCAGGCAGCCGGTTGATTGGCGAAACCCTCTACCACACGGTGGCGGACGACGGCGGCTCGCTGGAGGCGATCGCCAAACGCTATAACGTCGGGTTTCTGGCGCTGTTGCAGGCAAATCCAGGCGTTGATCCGTATGTGCCGCGCGCGGGTAGCGTGCTGACCATTCCGCGCCAGATGCTGCTGCCGGATGCCCCGCGCGAAGGCATTCTGATCAATCTTGCCGAGCTGCGGCTCTACTATTTTGCGCCGGGCGAGAACACAGTGACCGTCTACCCGATTGGCATCGGCCAGCTTGACGGCGACACGCTCACGCCAACCATGCAGACCACGGTATCGCAAAAGCGCGCCAACCCGACCTGGACGCCGACGGCCAATATACGCGCACGTTATAAAGCACAAGGGATCGATTTACCGGCCGTGATGCCTGCCGGGCCGGACAACCCGATGGGCCACCACGCCATACGCCTTGCAGCTTACGGCGGCGTCTATCTGCTGCACGGCACGAATGCGGATTTCGGTATCGGTATGCGCGTCAGCTCGGGCTGTATCCGTCTGCGCGATGACGACATCAAACACCTGTTCAGCGCAGTGCCGGTCGGTACGCGCGTCAATATCATCAACGCGCCGGTGAAAGCGTCTGTCGAGCCGGACGGGCGTCGGTTTGTTGAAGTCCATCAGCCGCTCTCAAAGCGCATCGAGGATGACCCGAAAACGCTGCCGATTACTCTCAACGCGACGCTCAAAACTTTTGAAGCCGCAGAGCAAACCGACCGAGAGGTGATGGAACAGGCGCTGCGATTGCGCTCCGGCATACCGGTTAACGTCACTGCTCACCCGCCAGCGCCTGCCAGCGACGCCATCTGA